A single genomic interval of Pseudochaenichthys georgianus chromosome 3, fPseGeo1.2, whole genome shotgun sequence harbors:
- the LOC117439853 gene encoding uncharacterized protein — protein MQNSTRWVCKTCSFESNKRTGLLKHYRLKHIKEEFQRITTIHLERTFLTKLDFYTPKRQEIFGTKGGVAGTKIRPLLDSLSQLHVEDRRDAIIRCLMEFLGESPEELIKDYQDVSKEFVREDYAEHVIKIVVLRGSAAHEGPADVSIIIEGSEVLDDCRCVSKACLLLTGFIYAMNLSYPPKMKYTFEVFQKLFLELNVLKMSPKVHALCNKLVA, from the exons ATGCAGA aTTCCACTAGATGGGTGTGCAAAACATGTAGCTTCGAATCTAACAAAAGGACAGGATTGTTAAAGCACTACAGGCTAAAACAT ATCAAAGAGGAGTTCCAAAGGATTACAACAATTCATCTCGAGcgaacctttttgaccaaactgGACTTTTACACCCCAAAACGGCAGGAGATCTTTGGGACAAAAGGCGGAGTTGCAGGCACAAAAATAAGACCCCTGCTGGATTCACTCAGTCAG CTACATGTAGAAGATAGACGAGATGCCATCATCCGCTGCTTGATGGAGTTCCTTGGAGAGTCTCCAGAGGAACTCATCAAAGACTACCAG GATGTGAGCAAAGAATTCGTCAGAGAGGACTATGCTGAGCACGTCATAAAAATAGTTGTCCTCCGTGGAAGTGCAGCACACGAAGGCCCTGCCGATGTGTCCATCATCATCGAGGGAAGTGAGGTTCTTGATGACTGCAGATGTGTGTCAAAGGCTTGCCTTCTGCTCACAGGCTTCATATATGCAATGAACTTAAGTTATCCACCGAAGATGAAATACACTTTTGAAGTATTTCAGAAGCTCTTTCTTGAGCTAAATGTCCTGAAGATGTCTCCAAAAGTCCATGCATTGTGCAACAAACTTGTAGCCTAA